Genomic window (Deltaproteobacteria bacterium):
GGGCACGGCCTATTTGTCCTGGGATTACGAGGAGATCGGCAAGGACGACGACAAATGGTTGTACATGCCGGCCATGAAAAAGGTCCGCCGCATCAGCGGGTCCTCGCGCAACGAGTATTTCATGGGCACGGACTTCACCTACGACGACATGGGCAAGCGGGCCGTGGCCAAGGACACGCACACCCTGATCGGTTCCGAAACCATCCAGGGCCACGACTGCTGGAAAGTCGAATCCGTGCCCGTGGACCCCGAGGATTTGTACACCCTCCGGGTGGTTTGGGTCAGCAAGACCGCGCTCATGACCCTCAAATCCGAGTATTTCGACAAGGACGGCGTGGTGAAAATCTACAACGCCCTGGAATTCAAGGAGCAGGACGGATTTTGGACTCTGCTGCGCTCGGAAATGGACAATGTGTCCCGCGAGCACAAGACCGTCATGGAAGTGGCCTCCATCCGCTACGACGCCGGGCTTGACGACACCTTGTTCCAGGTTTCCGCCATCGAGCGCGGGCGCATCCGGTGACCGGCCATGCATTTCACGGCCATTCTGGCCCTTGTGTTCCTGCTGATGGGCTCCGGATCAGCCTGGGCCGGAGACGAAATTTTGCCGGACTGGCTGCACATTTCGGGCTGGGCCGAGACCATGCAGTCCGTGCGGATCTCCGAACCTCACGACCAGGTGACTTCCAGGGCCAGGCTGCG
Coding sequences:
- a CDS encoding outer membrane lipoprotein-sorting protein, with the protein product MNRRTLATWLCLAGLCLMAAPALADDPDGREIMTMAYNRADGEDRTSTMTMTLINKRGSQRVRQVESWSKDFGPDRKSVMVFDEPADVRGTAYLSWDYEEIGKDDDKWLYMPAMKKVRRISGSSRNEYFMGTDFTYDDMGKRAVAKDTHTLIGSETIQGHDCWKVESVPVDPEDLYTLRVVWVSKTALMTLKSEYFDKDGVVKIYNALEFKEQDGFWTLLRSEMDNVSREHKTVMEVASIRYDAGLDDTLFQVSAIERGRIR